From the genome of Callithrix jacchus isolate 240 chromosome 7, calJac240_pri, whole genome shotgun sequence, one region includes:
- the FUBP1 gene encoding far upstream element-binding protein 1 isoform X10, which translates to MADYSTVPPPSSGSAGGGGGGGGGGGVNDAFKDALQRARQIAAKIGGDAGTSLNSNDYGYGGQKRPLEDGDQPDAKKVAPQNDSFGTQLPPMHQQQRSVMTEEYKVPDGMVGFIIGRGGEQISRIQQESGCKIQIAPDSGGLPERSCMLTGTPESVQSAKRLLDQIVEKGRPAPGFHHGDGPGNAVQEIMIPASKAGLVIGKGGETIKQLQERAGVKMVMIQDGPQNTGADKPLRITGDPYKVQQAKEMVLELIRDQGGFREVRNEYGSRIGGNEGIDVPIPRFAVGIVIGRNGEMIKKIQNDAGVRIQFKPDDGTTPDRIAQITGPPDRCQHAAEIITDLLRSVQAGNPGGPGPGGRGRGRGQGNWNMGPPGGLQEFNFIVPTGKTGLIIGKGGETIKSISQQSGARIELQRNPPPNADPNMKLFTIRGTPQQIDYARQLIEEKIGGPVNPLGPPVPHGPHGVPGPHGPPGPPGPGTPMGPYNPAPYNPGPPGPAPHGPPAPYAPQGWGNAYPHWQQQAPPDPAKAGTDPNSAAWAAYYAHYYQQQAQPPPAAPAGAPTTTQTNGQGDQQNPAPAGQVDYTKAWEEYYKKMGQAVPAPTGAPPGGQPDYSAAWAEYYRQQAAYYAQTSPQGMPQHPPAPQGQ; encoded by the exons ATGGCGGACTATTCAACAGTGCCTCCACCCTCTTCTGGCTCAGCTGGTGGCGGTGGTGGCGGCGGTGGTGGTGGGGGAGTTAACGACGCTTTCAAAGATGCACTGCAGAGAGCCCGGCAG attGCAGCAAAAATTGGAGGTGATGCTGGGACATCACTGAATTCAAATGACTATGGTTATGGGGGACAAAAAAGGCCCTTAGAAGATGGAG ATCAACCAGATGCTAAGAAAGTTGCTCCTCAGAATGACT CTTTTGGAACACAGTTACCACCGATGCATCAGCAGCAAAG GTCTGTAATGACAGAAGAATACAAAGTTCCAGATGGAATGGTTGGATTTA taaTTGGCAGAGGAGGTGAACAGATCTCACGAATACAACAGGAATCTGGATGCAAAATACAGATAGCTCCTG aTAGTGGTGGCCTTCCAGAAAGGTCCTGTATGCTAACTGGAACACCGGAATCTGTCCA GTCAGCAAAACGGTTGCTGGACCAGATTGTTGAAAAAGGAAGACCAGCTCCTGGCTTCCATCATGGTGATGGACCAGGAAATGCAGTTCAAGAAATCATGATTCCAGCTAGCAAGGCAGGATTAGTCATTGGAAAGGGGGGTGAAACTATTAAACAGCTTCAG GAACGGGCTGGAGTTAAAATGGTTATGATCCAAGACGGGCCTCAGAACACTGGTGCTGACAAACCTCTTAGAATTACAGGAGACCCATATAAAGTTCAA CAAGCCAAGGAAATGGTGTTAGAGTTAATTCGTGATCAAGGTGGTTTCAGAGAAGTTCGGAATGAGTATGGGTCAAGAATAGGAGGAAATGAAGGGATAGAC GTCCCCATTCCAAGATTTGCTGTTGGCATTGTAATAGGAAGAAACGGAGAGatgatcaaaaaaattcaaaatgatgcTGGTGTTCGAATTCAGTTTAAGCCAG ATGATGGGACAACACCTGATAGAATAGCACAAATAACAGGACCTCCAGACCGATGTCAACATGCTGCAGAAATTATTACAGACCTTCTTCGAAGTGTTCAG GCTGGTAATCCTGGTGGACCCGGACCTGGTGGTCGAGGAAGAGGTAGAGGCCAAGGCAACTGGAACATGGGACCACCTGGTGGACTAcaggaatttaattttattgtgccaactgggaaaactggattaaTAATAGGAAAAG gaGGTGAAACCATAAAAAGCATAAGCCAACAGTCTGGTGCAAGAATAGAACTTCAAAGAAATCCTCCACCAAATGCAGATCCTAACATGAAGTTATTTACAATTCGTGGCACTCCACAACAGATAGATTATGCTCGGCAACTCATAGAAGAAAAGATTGGT GGCCCAGTAAATCCTTTAGGGCCACCTGTACCCCATGGGCCCCATGGTGTCCCAGGCCCCCATGggcctcctgggcctccagggcCTGGAACTCCAATGGGACCATACAACCCTGCACCTTATAATCCAggaccaccaggcccagctcctca TGGTCCCCCAGCCCCGTATGCTCCCCAGGGATGGGGAAATGCATATCCACACTGGCAGCAGCAGGCTCCTCCTGATCCAG cTAAGGCAGGAACGGATCCAAATTCAGCAGCTTGGGCTGCTTATTATGCTCACTATTACCAACAGCAAGCACAGCCACCACCAGCAGCCCCTGCAGGTGCACCAACTACAACTCAAACTAATGGACAAG GAGATCAGCAGAATCCAGCCCCAGCTGGACAGGTTGATTATACTAAGGCTTGGGAAGAATACTACAAGAAAATGG gtcaAGCAGTTCCTGCTCCAACTGGGGCTCCTCCAGGTGGTCAGCCAGATTATAGTGCAGCTTGGGCTGAGTATTATAGACAACAAGCAGCCTACTATGCCCAGACAAGTCCCCAGGGAATGCCACAGCATCCTCCAGCACCTCAG GGCCAATAA
- the FUBP1 gene encoding far upstream element-binding protein 1 isoform X8 gives MADYSTVPPPSSGSAGGGGGGGGGGGVNDAFKDALQRARQIAAKIGGDAGTSLNSNDYGYGGQKRPLEDGDGSWTSPSSTTHWEGMPSPFKDQPDAKKVAPQNDSFGTQLPPMHQQQSRSVMTEEYKVPDGMVGFIIGRGGEQISRIQQESGCKIQIAPDSGGLPERSCMLTGTPESVQSAKRLLDQIVEKGRPAPGFHHGDGPGNAVQEIMIPASKAGLVIGKGGETIKQLQERAGVKMVMIQDGPQNTGADKPLRITGDPYKVQQAKEMVLELIRDQGGFREVRNEYGSRIGGNEGIDVPIPRFAVGIVIGRNGEMIKKIQNDAGVRIQFKPDDGTTPDRIAQITGPPDRCQHAAEIITDLLRSVQAGNPGGPGPGGRGRGRGQGNWNMGPPGGLQEFNFIVPTGKTGLIIGKGGETIKSISQQSGARIELQRNPPPNADPNMKLFTIRGTPQQIDYARQLIEEKIGGPVNPLGPPVPHGPHGVPGPHGPPGPPGPGTPMGPYNPAPYNPGPPGPAPHGPPAPYAPQGWGNAYPHWQQQAPPDPAKAGTDPNSAAWAAYYAHYYQQQAQPPPAAPAGAPTTTQTNGQGDQQNPAPAGQVDYTKAWEEYYKKMGQAVPAPTGAPPGGQPDYSAAWAEYYRQQAAYYAQTSPQGMPQHPPAPQV, from the exons ATGGCGGACTATTCAACAGTGCCTCCACCCTCTTCTGGCTCAGCTGGTGGCGGTGGTGGCGGCGGTGGTGGTGGGGGAGTTAACGACGCTTTCAAAGATGCACTGCAGAGAGCCCGGCAG attGCAGCAAAAATTGGAGGTGATGCTGGGACATCACTGAATTCAAATGACTATGGTTATGGGGGACAAAAAAGGCCCTTAGAAGATGGAG aTGGCTCTTGGACAAGTCCGAGCAGTACAACACACTGGGAGGGAATGCCCTCTCCTTTTAAAG ATCAACCAGATGCTAAGAAAGTTGCTCCTCAGAATGACT CTTTTGGAACACAGTTACCACCGATGCATCAGCAGCAAAG CAGGTCTGTAATGACAGAAGAATACAAAGTTCCAGATGGAATGGTTGGATTTA taaTTGGCAGAGGAGGTGAACAGATCTCACGAATACAACAGGAATCTGGATGCAAAATACAGATAGCTCCTG aTAGTGGTGGCCTTCCAGAAAGGTCCTGTATGCTAACTGGAACACCGGAATCTGTCCA GTCAGCAAAACGGTTGCTGGACCAGATTGTTGAAAAAGGAAGACCAGCTCCTGGCTTCCATCATGGTGATGGACCAGGAAATGCAGTTCAAGAAATCATGATTCCAGCTAGCAAGGCAGGATTAGTCATTGGAAAGGGGGGTGAAACTATTAAACAGCTTCAG GAACGGGCTGGAGTTAAAATGGTTATGATCCAAGACGGGCCTCAGAACACTGGTGCTGACAAACCTCTTAGAATTACAGGAGACCCATATAAAGTTCAA CAAGCCAAGGAAATGGTGTTAGAGTTAATTCGTGATCAAGGTGGTTTCAGAGAAGTTCGGAATGAGTATGGGTCAAGAATAGGAGGAAATGAAGGGATAGAC GTCCCCATTCCAAGATTTGCTGTTGGCATTGTAATAGGAAGAAACGGAGAGatgatcaaaaaaattcaaaatgatgcTGGTGTTCGAATTCAGTTTAAGCCAG ATGATGGGACAACACCTGATAGAATAGCACAAATAACAGGACCTCCAGACCGATGTCAACATGCTGCAGAAATTATTACAGACCTTCTTCGAAGTGTTCAG GCTGGTAATCCTGGTGGACCCGGACCTGGTGGTCGAGGAAGAGGTAGAGGCCAAGGCAACTGGAACATGGGACCACCTGGTGGACTAcaggaatttaattttattgtgccaactgggaaaactggattaaTAATAGGAAAAG gaGGTGAAACCATAAAAAGCATAAGCCAACAGTCTGGTGCAAGAATAGAACTTCAAAGAAATCCTCCACCAAATGCAGATCCTAACATGAAGTTATTTACAATTCGTGGCACTCCACAACAGATAGATTATGCTCGGCAACTCATAGAAGAAAAGATTGGT GGCCCAGTAAATCCTTTAGGGCCACCTGTACCCCATGGGCCCCATGGTGTCCCAGGCCCCCATGggcctcctgggcctccagggcCTGGAACTCCAATGGGACCATACAACCCTGCACCTTATAATCCAggaccaccaggcccagctcctca TGGTCCCCCAGCCCCGTATGCTCCCCAGGGATGGGGAAATGCATATCCACACTGGCAGCAGCAGGCTCCTCCTGATCCAG cTAAGGCAGGAACGGATCCAAATTCAGCAGCTTGGGCTGCTTATTATGCTCACTATTACCAACAGCAAGCACAGCCACCACCAGCAGCCCCTGCAGGTGCACCAACTACAACTCAAACTAATGGACAAG GAGATCAGCAGAATCCAGCCCCAGCTGGACAGGTTGATTATACTAAGGCTTGGGAAGAATACTACAAGAAAATGG gtcaAGCAGTTCCTGCTCCAACTGGGGCTCCTCCAGGTGGTCAGCCAGATTATAGTGCAGCTTGGGCTGAGTATTATAGACAACAAGCAGCCTACTATGCCCAGACAAGTCCCCAGGGAATGCCACAGCATCCTCCAGCACCTCAG GTTTGA
- the FUBP1 gene encoding far upstream element-binding protein 1 isoform X7: protein MADYSTVPPPSSGSAGGGGGGGGGGGVNDAFKDALQRARQIAAKIGGDAGTSLNSNDYGYGGQKRPLEDGDGSWTSPSSTTHWEGMPSPFKDQPDAKKVAPQNDSFGTQLPPMHQQQRSVMTEEYKVPDGMVGFIIGRGGEQISRIQQESGCKIQIAPDSGGLPERSCMLTGTPESVQSAKRLLDQIVEKGRPAPGFHHGDGPGNAVQEIMIPASKAGLVIGKGGETIKQLQERAGVKMVMIQDGPQNTGADKPLRITGDPYKVQQAKEMVLELIRDQGGFREVRNEYGSRIGGNEGIDVPIPRFAVGIVIGRNGEMIKKIQNDAGVRIQFKPDDGTTPDRIAQITGPPDRCQHAAEIITDLLRSVQAGNPGGPGPGGRGRGRGQGNWNMGPPGGLQEFNFIVPTGKTGLIIGKGGETIKSISQQSGARIELQRNPPPNADPNMKLFTIRGTPQQIDYARQLIEEKIGGPVNPLGPPVPHGPHGVPGPHGPPGPPGPGTPMGPYNPAPYNPGPPGPAPHGPPAPYAPQGWGNAYPHWQQQAPPDPAKAGTDPNSAAWAAYYAHYYQQQAQPPPAAPAGAPTTTQTNGQGDQQNPAPAGQVDYTKAWEEYYKKMGQAVPAPTGAPPGGQPDYSAAWAEYYRQQAAYYAQTSPQGMPQHPPAPQGQ from the exons ATGGCGGACTATTCAACAGTGCCTCCACCCTCTTCTGGCTCAGCTGGTGGCGGTGGTGGCGGCGGTGGTGGTGGGGGAGTTAACGACGCTTTCAAAGATGCACTGCAGAGAGCCCGGCAG attGCAGCAAAAATTGGAGGTGATGCTGGGACATCACTGAATTCAAATGACTATGGTTATGGGGGACAAAAAAGGCCCTTAGAAGATGGAG aTGGCTCTTGGACAAGTCCGAGCAGTACAACACACTGGGAGGGAATGCCCTCTCCTTTTAAAG ATCAACCAGATGCTAAGAAAGTTGCTCCTCAGAATGACT CTTTTGGAACACAGTTACCACCGATGCATCAGCAGCAAAG GTCTGTAATGACAGAAGAATACAAAGTTCCAGATGGAATGGTTGGATTTA taaTTGGCAGAGGAGGTGAACAGATCTCACGAATACAACAGGAATCTGGATGCAAAATACAGATAGCTCCTG aTAGTGGTGGCCTTCCAGAAAGGTCCTGTATGCTAACTGGAACACCGGAATCTGTCCA GTCAGCAAAACGGTTGCTGGACCAGATTGTTGAAAAAGGAAGACCAGCTCCTGGCTTCCATCATGGTGATGGACCAGGAAATGCAGTTCAAGAAATCATGATTCCAGCTAGCAAGGCAGGATTAGTCATTGGAAAGGGGGGTGAAACTATTAAACAGCTTCAG GAACGGGCTGGAGTTAAAATGGTTATGATCCAAGACGGGCCTCAGAACACTGGTGCTGACAAACCTCTTAGAATTACAGGAGACCCATATAAAGTTCAA CAAGCCAAGGAAATGGTGTTAGAGTTAATTCGTGATCAAGGTGGTTTCAGAGAAGTTCGGAATGAGTATGGGTCAAGAATAGGAGGAAATGAAGGGATAGAC GTCCCCATTCCAAGATTTGCTGTTGGCATTGTAATAGGAAGAAACGGAGAGatgatcaaaaaaattcaaaatgatgcTGGTGTTCGAATTCAGTTTAAGCCAG ATGATGGGACAACACCTGATAGAATAGCACAAATAACAGGACCTCCAGACCGATGTCAACATGCTGCAGAAATTATTACAGACCTTCTTCGAAGTGTTCAG GCTGGTAATCCTGGTGGACCCGGACCTGGTGGTCGAGGAAGAGGTAGAGGCCAAGGCAACTGGAACATGGGACCACCTGGTGGACTAcaggaatttaattttattgtgccaactgggaaaactggattaaTAATAGGAAAAG gaGGTGAAACCATAAAAAGCATAAGCCAACAGTCTGGTGCAAGAATAGAACTTCAAAGAAATCCTCCACCAAATGCAGATCCTAACATGAAGTTATTTACAATTCGTGGCACTCCACAACAGATAGATTATGCTCGGCAACTCATAGAAGAAAAGATTGGT GGCCCAGTAAATCCTTTAGGGCCACCTGTACCCCATGGGCCCCATGGTGTCCCAGGCCCCCATGggcctcctgggcctccagggcCTGGAACTCCAATGGGACCATACAACCCTGCACCTTATAATCCAggaccaccaggcccagctcctca TGGTCCCCCAGCCCCGTATGCTCCCCAGGGATGGGGAAATGCATATCCACACTGGCAGCAGCAGGCTCCTCCTGATCCAG cTAAGGCAGGAACGGATCCAAATTCAGCAGCTTGGGCTGCTTATTATGCTCACTATTACCAACAGCAAGCACAGCCACCACCAGCAGCCCCTGCAGGTGCACCAACTACAACTCAAACTAATGGACAAG GAGATCAGCAGAATCCAGCCCCAGCTGGACAGGTTGATTATACTAAGGCTTGGGAAGAATACTACAAGAAAATGG gtcaAGCAGTTCCTGCTCCAACTGGGGCTCCTCCAGGTGGTCAGCCAGATTATAGTGCAGCTTGGGCTGAGTATTATAGACAACAAGCAGCCTACTATGCCCAGACAAGTCCCCAGGGAATGCCACAGCATCCTCCAGCACCTCAG GGCCAATAA
- the FUBP1 gene encoding far upstream element-binding protein 1 isoform X9, whose protein sequence is MADYSTVPPPSSGSAGGGGGGGGGGGVNDAFKDALQRARQIAAKIGGDAGTSLNSNDYGYGGQKRPLEDGDQPDAKKVAPQNDSFGTQLPPMHQQQSRSVMTEEYKVPDGMVGFIIGRGGEQISRIQQESGCKIQIAPDSGGLPERSCMLTGTPESVQSAKRLLDQIVEKGRPAPGFHHGDGPGNAVQEIMIPASKAGLVIGKGGETIKQLQERAGVKMVMIQDGPQNTGADKPLRITGDPYKVQQAKEMVLELIRDQGGFREVRNEYGSRIGGNEGIDVPIPRFAVGIVIGRNGEMIKKIQNDAGVRIQFKPDDGTTPDRIAQITGPPDRCQHAAEIITDLLRSVQAGNPGGPGPGGRGRGRGQGNWNMGPPGGLQEFNFIVPTGKTGLIIGKGGETIKSISQQSGARIELQRNPPPNADPNMKLFTIRGTPQQIDYARQLIEEKIGGPVNPLGPPVPHGPHGVPGPHGPPGPPGPGTPMGPYNPAPYNPGPPGPAPHGPPAPYAPQGWGNAYPHWQQQAPPDPAKAGTDPNSAAWAAYYAHYYQQQAQPPPAAPAGAPTTTQTNGQGDQQNPAPAGQVDYTKAWEEYYKKMGQAVPAPTGAPPGGQPDYSAAWAEYYRQQAAYYAQTSPQGMPQHPPAPQGQ, encoded by the exons ATGGCGGACTATTCAACAGTGCCTCCACCCTCTTCTGGCTCAGCTGGTGGCGGTGGTGGCGGCGGTGGTGGTGGGGGAGTTAACGACGCTTTCAAAGATGCACTGCAGAGAGCCCGGCAG attGCAGCAAAAATTGGAGGTGATGCTGGGACATCACTGAATTCAAATGACTATGGTTATGGGGGACAAAAAAGGCCCTTAGAAGATGGAG ATCAACCAGATGCTAAGAAAGTTGCTCCTCAGAATGACT CTTTTGGAACACAGTTACCACCGATGCATCAGCAGCAAAG CAGGTCTGTAATGACAGAAGAATACAAAGTTCCAGATGGAATGGTTGGATTTA taaTTGGCAGAGGAGGTGAACAGATCTCACGAATACAACAGGAATCTGGATGCAAAATACAGATAGCTCCTG aTAGTGGTGGCCTTCCAGAAAGGTCCTGTATGCTAACTGGAACACCGGAATCTGTCCA GTCAGCAAAACGGTTGCTGGACCAGATTGTTGAAAAAGGAAGACCAGCTCCTGGCTTCCATCATGGTGATGGACCAGGAAATGCAGTTCAAGAAATCATGATTCCAGCTAGCAAGGCAGGATTAGTCATTGGAAAGGGGGGTGAAACTATTAAACAGCTTCAG GAACGGGCTGGAGTTAAAATGGTTATGATCCAAGACGGGCCTCAGAACACTGGTGCTGACAAACCTCTTAGAATTACAGGAGACCCATATAAAGTTCAA CAAGCCAAGGAAATGGTGTTAGAGTTAATTCGTGATCAAGGTGGTTTCAGAGAAGTTCGGAATGAGTATGGGTCAAGAATAGGAGGAAATGAAGGGATAGAC GTCCCCATTCCAAGATTTGCTGTTGGCATTGTAATAGGAAGAAACGGAGAGatgatcaaaaaaattcaaaatgatgcTGGTGTTCGAATTCAGTTTAAGCCAG ATGATGGGACAACACCTGATAGAATAGCACAAATAACAGGACCTCCAGACCGATGTCAACATGCTGCAGAAATTATTACAGACCTTCTTCGAAGTGTTCAG GCTGGTAATCCTGGTGGACCCGGACCTGGTGGTCGAGGAAGAGGTAGAGGCCAAGGCAACTGGAACATGGGACCACCTGGTGGACTAcaggaatttaattttattgtgccaactgggaaaactggattaaTAATAGGAAAAG gaGGTGAAACCATAAAAAGCATAAGCCAACAGTCTGGTGCAAGAATAGAACTTCAAAGAAATCCTCCACCAAATGCAGATCCTAACATGAAGTTATTTACAATTCGTGGCACTCCACAACAGATAGATTATGCTCGGCAACTCATAGAAGAAAAGATTGGT GGCCCAGTAAATCCTTTAGGGCCACCTGTACCCCATGGGCCCCATGGTGTCCCAGGCCCCCATGggcctcctgggcctccagggcCTGGAACTCCAATGGGACCATACAACCCTGCACCTTATAATCCAggaccaccaggcccagctcctca TGGTCCCCCAGCCCCGTATGCTCCCCAGGGATGGGGAAATGCATATCCACACTGGCAGCAGCAGGCTCCTCCTGATCCAG cTAAGGCAGGAACGGATCCAAATTCAGCAGCTTGGGCTGCTTATTATGCTCACTATTACCAACAGCAAGCACAGCCACCACCAGCAGCCCCTGCAGGTGCACCAACTACAACTCAAACTAATGGACAAG GAGATCAGCAGAATCCAGCCCCAGCTGGACAGGTTGATTATACTAAGGCTTGGGAAGAATACTACAAGAAAATGG gtcaAGCAGTTCCTGCTCCAACTGGGGCTCCTCCAGGTGGTCAGCCAGATTATAGTGCAGCTTGGGCTGAGTATTATAGACAACAAGCAGCCTACTATGCCCAGACAAGTCCCCAGGGAATGCCACAGCATCCTCCAGCACCTCAG GGCCAATAA
- the FUBP1 gene encoding far upstream element-binding protein 1 isoform X6, whose product MADYSTVPPPSSGSAGGGGGGGGGGGVNDAFKDALQRARQIAAKIGGDAGTSLNSNDYGYGGQKRPLEDGDGSWTSPSSTTHWEGMPSPFKDQPDAKKVAPQNDSFGTQLPPMHQQQSRSVMTEEYKVPDGMVGFIIGRGGEQISRIQQESGCKIQIAPDSGGLPERSCMLTGTPESVQSAKRLLDQIVEKGRPAPGFHHGDGPGNAVQEIMIPASKAGLVIGKGGETIKQLQERAGVKMVMIQDGPQNTGADKPLRITGDPYKVQQAKEMVLELIRDQGGFREVRNEYGSRIGGNEGIDVPIPRFAVGIVIGRNGEMIKKIQNDAGVRIQFKPDDGTTPDRIAQITGPPDRCQHAAEIITDLLRSVQAGNPGGPGPGGRGRGRGQGNWNMGPPGGLQEFNFIVPTGKTGLIIGKGGETIKSISQQSGARIELQRNPPPNADPNMKLFTIRGTPQQIDYARQLIEEKIGGPVNPLGPPVPHGPHGVPGPHGPPGPPGPGTPMGPYNPAPYNPGPPGPAPHGPPAPYAPQGWGNAYPHWQQQAPPDPAKAGTDPNSAAWAAYYAHYYQQQAQPPPAAPAGAPTTTQTNGQGDQQNPAPAGQVDYTKAWEEYYKKMGQAVPAPTGAPPGGQPDYSAAWAEYYRQQAAYYAQTSPQGMPQHPPAPQGQ is encoded by the exons ATGGCGGACTATTCAACAGTGCCTCCACCCTCTTCTGGCTCAGCTGGTGGCGGTGGTGGCGGCGGTGGTGGTGGGGGAGTTAACGACGCTTTCAAAGATGCACTGCAGAGAGCCCGGCAG attGCAGCAAAAATTGGAGGTGATGCTGGGACATCACTGAATTCAAATGACTATGGTTATGGGGGACAAAAAAGGCCCTTAGAAGATGGAG aTGGCTCTTGGACAAGTCCGAGCAGTACAACACACTGGGAGGGAATGCCCTCTCCTTTTAAAG ATCAACCAGATGCTAAGAAAGTTGCTCCTCAGAATGACT CTTTTGGAACACAGTTACCACCGATGCATCAGCAGCAAAG CAGGTCTGTAATGACAGAAGAATACAAAGTTCCAGATGGAATGGTTGGATTTA taaTTGGCAGAGGAGGTGAACAGATCTCACGAATACAACAGGAATCTGGATGCAAAATACAGATAGCTCCTG aTAGTGGTGGCCTTCCAGAAAGGTCCTGTATGCTAACTGGAACACCGGAATCTGTCCA GTCAGCAAAACGGTTGCTGGACCAGATTGTTGAAAAAGGAAGACCAGCTCCTGGCTTCCATCATGGTGATGGACCAGGAAATGCAGTTCAAGAAATCATGATTCCAGCTAGCAAGGCAGGATTAGTCATTGGAAAGGGGGGTGAAACTATTAAACAGCTTCAG GAACGGGCTGGAGTTAAAATGGTTATGATCCAAGACGGGCCTCAGAACACTGGTGCTGACAAACCTCTTAGAATTACAGGAGACCCATATAAAGTTCAA CAAGCCAAGGAAATGGTGTTAGAGTTAATTCGTGATCAAGGTGGTTTCAGAGAAGTTCGGAATGAGTATGGGTCAAGAATAGGAGGAAATGAAGGGATAGAC GTCCCCATTCCAAGATTTGCTGTTGGCATTGTAATAGGAAGAAACGGAGAGatgatcaaaaaaattcaaaatgatgcTGGTGTTCGAATTCAGTTTAAGCCAG ATGATGGGACAACACCTGATAGAATAGCACAAATAACAGGACCTCCAGACCGATGTCAACATGCTGCAGAAATTATTACAGACCTTCTTCGAAGTGTTCAG GCTGGTAATCCTGGTGGACCCGGACCTGGTGGTCGAGGAAGAGGTAGAGGCCAAGGCAACTGGAACATGGGACCACCTGGTGGACTAcaggaatttaattttattgtgccaactgggaaaactggattaaTAATAGGAAAAG gaGGTGAAACCATAAAAAGCATAAGCCAACAGTCTGGTGCAAGAATAGAACTTCAAAGAAATCCTCCACCAAATGCAGATCCTAACATGAAGTTATTTACAATTCGTGGCACTCCACAACAGATAGATTATGCTCGGCAACTCATAGAAGAAAAGATTGGT GGCCCAGTAAATCCTTTAGGGCCACCTGTACCCCATGGGCCCCATGGTGTCCCAGGCCCCCATGggcctcctgggcctccagggcCTGGAACTCCAATGGGACCATACAACCCTGCACCTTATAATCCAggaccaccaggcccagctcctca TGGTCCCCCAGCCCCGTATGCTCCCCAGGGATGGGGAAATGCATATCCACACTGGCAGCAGCAGGCTCCTCCTGATCCAG cTAAGGCAGGAACGGATCCAAATTCAGCAGCTTGGGCTGCTTATTATGCTCACTATTACCAACAGCAAGCACAGCCACCACCAGCAGCCCCTGCAGGTGCACCAACTACAACTCAAACTAATGGACAAG GAGATCAGCAGAATCCAGCCCCAGCTGGACAGGTTGATTATACTAAGGCTTGGGAAGAATACTACAAGAAAATGG gtcaAGCAGTTCCTGCTCCAACTGGGGCTCCTCCAGGTGGTCAGCCAGATTATAGTGCAGCTTGGGCTGAGTATTATAGACAACAAGCAGCCTACTATGCCCAGACAAGTCCCCAGGGAATGCCACAGCATCCTCCAGCACCTCAG GGCCAATAA